In Candidatus Pantoea floridensis, a single genomic region encodes these proteins:
- a CDS encoding TetR/AcrR family transcriptional regulator, translated as MTGKPMRSDTERNRKNLIQAAARLFERSETPISMTEIASEAGVSVATAYRQFTSVEEVLNAYRQDVGQLLLDYSLEQSCSGLLKLEKVSRYWIKLVRERGAAMVPMRNRRGYLERLWEGAEYLLVQADALRPALREAMEEMELPDIGDKAVFLWNILFDPREIFDLLDTVGLTEKQVGTQLMSVLIGGLRGFATANEFTVEASRSK; from the coding sequence ATGACGGGAAAACCGATGCGCAGTGATACCGAAAGAAACCGCAAGAACCTGATTCAGGCAGCTGCCCGCTTGTTCGAGCGCTCCGAAACCCCGATAAGCATGACGGAAATCGCCTCAGAAGCTGGCGTCTCCGTGGCCACCGCCTATCGTCAGTTTACGTCGGTAGAAGAGGTGCTGAATGCTTATCGTCAGGACGTGGGACAACTGCTGCTGGATTACAGTCTGGAACAATCCTGCAGCGGTTTACTGAAGCTGGAAAAAGTCAGCCGTTACTGGATCAAACTGGTACGTGAGCGCGGTGCGGCGATGGTGCCGATGCGTAATCGTCGCGGCTATCTGGAGCGCTTATGGGAAGGCGCGGAATACCTGCTAGTACAGGCTGACGCGCTGCGACCCGCGCTACGCGAAGCGATGGAAGAGATGGAACTGCCAGATATCGGCGATAAGGCGGTGTTCCTGTGGAATATTCTCTTCGATCCTCGTGAAATTTTTGATTTGCTTGACACGGTGGGACTCACGGAAAAACAGGTGGGAACCCAGCTGATGTCGGTTCTGATTGGCGGTTTACGCGGCTTCGCTACTGCGAATGAATTTACCGTCGAAGCCAGCCGCAGCAAATAA
- the nfsB gene encoding oxygen-insensitive NAD(P)H nitroreductase: MTLNDAVARRHTVKAFEGGKSLPQDEIETLLNVLRNSPSSVNSQPWHFVVASTAAGREQMAKSTDGAFVYNSPKVLNASHVIALCMRTDLDEAHLQHVLAQEEADGRFAKPEGKAGQDKSRRSYVDMHRYEQRDVPQWMEKQVYLALGGLLLGAAMLGIDATPMEGFDPRALDQALGLREKGFTSVVLVSLGYRSDADFNAALPKSRLPREEIFTFI; the protein is encoded by the coding sequence ATGACACTCAATGATGCCGTTGCCCGTCGTCACACCGTAAAAGCCTTTGAGGGCGGTAAAAGCCTGCCGCAGGACGAAATCGAAACCCTGCTAAACGTGCTGCGCAACAGCCCATCATCGGTCAATTCACAGCCGTGGCACTTTGTGGTGGCGTCCACTGCGGCGGGCCGTGAGCAGATGGCAAAATCTACCGACGGCGCGTTCGTCTATAACAGTCCGAAAGTACTGAACGCGTCGCACGTAATCGCGCTGTGCATGCGTACCGATTTGGATGAAGCGCATCTGCAACATGTGCTGGCACAGGAAGAAGCGGACGGACGTTTTGCTAAGCCGGAGGGTAAAGCCGGGCAGGATAAGAGCCGTCGTAGCTATGTTGATATGCATCGTTACGAGCAGCGTGATGTGCCGCAGTGGATGGAAAAACAGGTTTATCTGGCGCTGGGTGGCCTGCTGCTGGGCGCCGCAATGTTAGGGATTGATGCCACACCAATGGAAGGTTTTGACCCGCGCGCACTGGATCAGGCGCTGGGACTGCGTGAAAAAGGTTTCACCAGCGTGGTGCTGGTGTCACTAGGCTACCGCAGCGATGCGGATTTCAACGCTGCGTTGCCAAAATCACGTTTGCCGCGTGAAGAGATTTTCACCTTTATTTGA
- a CDS encoding heavy metal response regulator transcription factor: MKILVIEDEAKARDYMRKGLTEAGFIVDVAENGQDGVFYAQEHHYDLILLDVMMPGMDGWQVMAALDKQIHTPVIFLTAKSTLEDRIKGLELGADDYLVKPFSFAELLARVRTQLRRGSQQKLPDTLRLADLQLDILKRRVERGGQRIDLTNKEFNLLHLFLLHPGEVLTRTVIASRVWDMNFDSDTNVVDVAVKRLRQKIDGPFEPPLIHTVHGVGYRCEAES; encoded by the coding sequence ATGAAAATTTTGGTGATTGAAGACGAAGCCAAAGCGCGCGATTACATGCGCAAAGGATTGACGGAAGCGGGATTCATCGTGGATGTGGCGGAAAACGGTCAGGATGGCGTGTTCTATGCGCAGGAGCATCATTACGACTTGATATTACTCGACGTTATGATGCCCGGCATGGACGGTTGGCAAGTGATGGCGGCGCTGGATAAACAAATCCACACGCCGGTCATTTTCCTCACCGCGAAAAGCACGCTGGAAGATCGGATAAAAGGGCTAGAACTAGGCGCAGATGATTATCTGGTAAAACCCTTCTCGTTCGCAGAACTACTGGCACGCGTCCGCACGCAACTGCGGCGCGGCAGTCAGCAAAAGCTGCCGGATACGCTGCGGCTTGCCGATTTGCAGCTTGATATTTTAAAGCGCCGCGTTGAGCGCGGCGGTCAGCGTATCGATCTCACCAACAAAGAGTTCAATTTACTGCATCTGTTCTTGCTGCATCCGGGCGAAGTGCTGACGCGCACCGTCATTGCTTCCCGCGTGTGGGACATGAATTTTGATAGTGATACCAATGTGGTGGATGTGGCGGTGAAACGTCTGCGGCAAAAAATTGACGGCCCGTTTGAGCCGCCGCTGATTCACACCGTGCACGGCGTCGGTTATCGCTGCGAAGCCGAATCATGA
- a CDS encoding SDR family NAD(P)-dependent oxidoreductase, whose product MDSLTGKVVLVTGAGSGIGKAAAAGFAARGALVVLVGRRQSVLDEVAASLQAQGGKVCAYAADIAQKTEVEALVAWAIAELGRVDILVNNAGSASKTLNARWIAEEEWDQVQDVNMKAVFLLTQALLPEMLARKNGTIITVSSLAALRPNLLGGAAYGAAKAAVRNFMTYLHNTFRNDGIRSTCILPGEVNTPIMDNRANPPDQAVRDGMVQPEDVAEAILLCASLPARTVVEELIVAPTFLRDLSGDLEISRWKNAPATCQAEREKPE is encoded by the coding sequence ATGGATTCGTTAACGGGAAAAGTGGTGCTGGTGACCGGTGCTGGCAGCGGCATTGGCAAAGCGGCCGCGGCGGGATTTGCCGCGCGAGGCGCCCTGGTGGTGTTAGTAGGACGTCGCCAGTCGGTGCTGGACGAGGTAGCAGCAAGCTTGCAGGCGCAGGGCGGCAAGGTATGCGCTTATGCCGCAGACATCGCGCAAAAAACTGAGGTTGAAGCGCTGGTAGCGTGGGCGATTGCCGAATTGGGACGCGTCGATATTCTGGTCAACAATGCCGGTAGCGCCAGCAAAACCCTGAACGCGCGCTGGATTGCCGAAGAGGAGTGGGATCAGGTACAGGACGTCAATATGAAAGCGGTGTTCCTGCTGACGCAGGCGCTGCTGCCGGAGATGTTAGCGCGCAAAAACGGCACCATCATCACCGTCTCCTCGCTCGCTGCGCTGCGGCCGAATCTGCTGGGCGGCGCGGCATACGGTGCGGCGAAGGCGGCGGTGCGTAACTTCATGACCTATCTGCACAACACCTTTCGCAATGACGGCATTCGCTCAACCTGCATTCTGCCGGGAGAGGTGAACACGCCGATTATGGATAACCGCGCCAATCCACCGGATCAGGCAGTTCGCGATGGCATGGTGCAGCCGGAAGATGTGGCTGAAGCCATTCTGCTGTGTGCCAGTTTGCCGGCACGTACGGTGGTGGAAGAGTTGATTGTCGCGCCAACATTCCTGCGCGATCTCTCTGGCGATCTCGAGATCAGCCGCTGGAAAAATGCCCCGGCAACGTGCCAGGCCGAACGTGAAAAACCTGAATAG
- a CDS encoding Glu/Leu/Phe/Val family dehydrogenase, with protein MSVLSYVSADNNSAWATYLAQVERVLPHLGDLARWADTLRHPKRALIVDIPLEMDDGSVRHFEGYRVQHNLSRGPGKGGVRYHPDVTLEEVMALSAWMTVKCAALNLPFGGAKGGIRVDPRELSHKELERLTRRYTSEIGTIIGPQQDIPAPDVGTNPQVMAWMMDTWSMNVGTTCTGVVTGKPIHLGGSLGRVKATGRGVFITGRAMAQRIGLSLENCRVAVQGLGNVGSVAAELFSEAGAKVVSVQDHSATLYNANGINIPALVAWQQQKGSIAGFNGATAISHEAFWEQSYDILIPAALEGQITADRARKLVCRLVLEGANGPTLPAADDILRARNITVVPDVICNAGGVTVSYFEWVQDFSSFFWSEDEINARLDRIMEQALLSVWQKSQEIGATLRTAAYAVACERILTARKERGLYP; from the coding sequence ATGAGTGTACTTTCGTATGTTTCAGCAGATAACAATTCAGCGTGGGCGACCTACCTGGCGCAGGTTGAGCGCGTGCTGCCACATCTCGGAGATCTGGCGCGCTGGGCAGACACGCTACGTCACCCGAAGCGGGCATTAATTGTTGATATTCCATTAGAAATGGATGATGGCAGCGTGCGTCATTTCGAAGGTTATCGGGTACAACACAATCTCTCACGCGGCCCCGGCAAAGGCGGCGTGCGCTATCACCCAGATGTCACGCTGGAAGAGGTGATGGCGCTGTCAGCCTGGATGACGGTGAAGTGCGCCGCACTCAATCTACCGTTTGGCGGCGCAAAAGGGGGGATTCGTGTCGACCCGCGCGAGCTGTCACATAAAGAACTGGAAAGGCTGACGCGCCGCTATACCAGTGAAATCGGCACCATTATTGGACCGCAGCAGGATATTCCGGCGCCCGACGTCGGTACCAATCCGCAAGTGATGGCGTGGATGATGGATACCTGGTCAATGAATGTCGGCACCACCTGCACCGGCGTGGTCACCGGCAAACCAATCCATCTCGGCGGTTCACTGGGGCGTGTGAAAGCGACCGGGCGCGGCGTATTTATCACCGGCAGAGCCATGGCGCAGCGCATCGGGTTGTCACTGGAAAATTGCCGCGTGGCGGTGCAGGGATTGGGGAACGTCGGCAGCGTCGCCGCCGAGTTGTTCAGTGAGGCTGGAGCGAAAGTGGTCAGCGTGCAGGATCACAGCGCCACGCTCTACAATGCGAATGGTATTAATATTCCTGCGCTGGTCGCCTGGCAACAGCAAAAGGGTAGCATTGCCGGTTTTAACGGCGCCACTGCTATCAGCCACGAAGCCTTCTGGGAGCAAAGCTATGACATTCTGATTCCGGCGGCGCTGGAAGGACAAATTACCGCCGATCGGGCCAGAAAGCTGGTCTGCCGTTTGGTTCTTGAAGGCGCAAATGGGCCAACCTTACCCGCTGCGGATGACATTTTGCGCGCGCGAAACATCACCGTGGTTCCCGATGTGATTTGTAACGCCGGTGGCGTAACCGTGAGTTATTTCGAATGGGTACAGGACTTCTCCAGCTTTTTCTGGAGCGAGGATGAGATTAACGCCCGGCTGGACCGCATCATGGAACAAGCGCTGCTGTCGGTGTGGCAAAAATCACAGGAAATTGGTGCAACTCTAAGAACGGCTGCCTATGCGGTAGCGTGTGAACGGATTCTGACAGCACGCAAAGAGCGTGGGTTGTATCCGTAA
- a CDS encoding pyridoxal phosphate-dependent aminotransferase yields MSSQMFKAAEAVLRVERTSLRVQQPASSGDMISLAMGEPDFDTPPRIVQAAVEALQAGYTHYAPLLGDKALCSALADEVSAQSGKAVKAGEILVTHGGTAGLAAAILSIVNPGDRVVIPDPTYSLYADLVNMAGGICVPMPCRADLHWDLERLDHALDGAKLFVFCNPGNPTGIVHSRAEIEALGQLVNKHDTLVIADEAYSDLVFTDRPFTSVLHIAAFAGRTLFCQTFSKSYAMTGWRVGYLAGPAEMITAAARVHNTVNGSVNSAVQRAALVALTQCKDDVKRMYDVYRQRRVLMMEGLSAIPELKLNEPEGAFYCFPAYSLSIPAIDMVSLLREQGIAVRPGSEFGAAGEGHLRLSYAASSEAIIEGVRRLKRGLASFK; encoded by the coding sequence ATGTCGAGCCAAATGTTTAAAGCCGCCGAGGCGGTGTTACGCGTAGAGCGCACTTCGCTGCGGGTGCAGCAACCCGCGTCCAGCGGCGATATGATTTCACTGGCGATGGGCGAACCGGATTTCGACACGCCGCCACGTATTGTGCAGGCGGCGGTGGAAGCACTGCAGGCGGGATATACCCATTACGCGCCGTTGCTCGGTGACAAAGCACTGTGTAGCGCGCTGGCGGACGAGGTGTCAGCGCAGAGCGGCAAAGCGGTGAAAGCCGGTGAGATCCTTGTCACCCATGGCGGCACCGCCGGTCTGGCGGCGGCGATTCTCTCCATCGTCAATCCGGGCGACCGCGTGGTGATTCCCGATCCCACCTATTCGCTGTACGCGGATTTGGTGAATATGGCTGGCGGCATCTGCGTGCCCATGCCGTGCCGGGCTGATTTGCACTGGGATTTGGAGCGGTTGGATCACGCGCTCGACGGCGCGAAACTGTTCGTGTTCTGCAATCCCGGCAATCCCACCGGCATTGTGCACAGCCGCGCGGAAATTGAAGCGCTCGGCCAACTGGTGAATAAGCACGATACGCTAGTAATTGCCGATGAAGCTTATAGCGATCTGGTGTTTACCGATCGTCCGTTTACTTCGGTGCTGCACATTGCCGCTTTTGCCGGACGCACGCTGTTCTGTCAGACTTTCTCTAAAAGCTACGCCATGACCGGCTGGCGCGTAGGGTATCTGGCGGGACCAGCGGAGATGATCACCGCTGCGGCGCGCGTGCACAATACAGTGAACGGCTCGGTGAACAGCGCAGTGCAGCGTGCGGCGCTGGTGGCGCTGACGCAGTGTAAAGATGACGTAAAACGTATGTATGATGTCTACCGCCAGCGTCGCGTGCTGATGATGGAGGGATTATCGGCCATTCCAGAGCTAAAGCTAAATGAACCAGAAGGCGCGTTTTACTGCTTTCCGGCTTATTCGTTATCGATTCCAGCGATTGATATGGTATCGCTGCTGCGCGAACAGGGCATCGCGGTGCGGCCTGGCAGTGAGTTTGGCGCGGCGGGCGAAGGGCATTTACGCCTCTCTTACGCTGCCAGCAGTGAAGCCATCATTGAAGGTGTGCGCCGTTTGAAGCGCGGCCTGGCCAGTTTCAAGTAA
- a CDS encoding LysR family transcriptional regulator: protein MIRLEDVTLFVRSAALGSFSRAAREVNLLPGQVSAAIQRLERDLDRRLFARSTRSLRLTAEGEKYLPYAQEMLALMQAGADSLQSDEDALSGELKIALPSDIGRNILLPLITGFCRAHPALAVRLAFSDQISDVFRDPVDIAIRYGKLEDSSYVALPLAEDNRRVMVASPDYLDHHGRPQRLEEIAQHHHCLLFIMGGHVYDKWAFPQEGMRRQITVKSRMLCDDAEVARRWAIAGMGIAYKSWIDVCEDVLAGRLEMVLPEMPGESTPLHLICPHRKQFSPAIRALHSLLREHLRAITAKL from the coding sequence ATGATCCGTCTGGAAGATGTCACGCTGTTTGTCCGCTCTGCCGCCCTCGGTAGCTTTTCCCGCGCGGCGCGCGAGGTGAACTTATTGCCCGGTCAGGTGAGCGCGGCGATTCAGCGGCTGGAACGCGATTTAGATCGCCGCTTATTCGCCCGCTCCACGCGTAGCCTGCGTTTAACCGCGGAAGGGGAAAAGTATTTGCCCTATGCGCAGGAGATGCTGGCCCTGATGCAGGCCGGAGCCGACAGTTTGCAGAGCGATGAAGATGCGCTGAGCGGCGAGCTTAAAATCGCGCTGCCTTCGGACATTGGCCGCAACATCTTGCTGCCGTTGATTACCGGCTTCTGCCGCGCGCATCCGGCACTGGCGGTGCGGCTCGCTTTTTCCGATCAGATCAGCGACGTGTTTCGCGATCCGGTGGATATCGCCATTCGCTACGGCAAGCTGGAAGACAGCAGTTACGTTGCGCTGCCGCTGGCGGAGGATAATCGCCGCGTGATGGTGGCATCGCCCGATTACCTCGATCACCATGGTCGCCCGCAAAGGCTGGAAGAGATTGCCCAGCATCATCACTGCCTGCTGTTTATTATGGGCGGACACGTTTACGACAAATGGGCTTTCCCGCAGGAAGGCATGCGGCGGCAAATTACGGTTAAAAGCCGCATGCTGTGTGATGATGCGGAGGTTGCCCGCCGCTGGGCCATCGCGGGCATGGGCATCGCCTATAAATCCTGGATTGATGTATGTGAGGATGTGCTTGCAGGAAGGTTGGAGATGGTGCTGCCGGAGATGCCGGGTGAAAGTACCCCGCTGCACCTTATCTGCCCGCACCGTAAACAGTTTTCTCCGGCGATCCGTGCCTTACATAGCCTACTGCGCGAGCATCTGCGCGCGATAACGGCGAAGCTATGA
- a CDS encoding heavy metal sensor histidine kinase, which produces MKKPSLAARLSLLLSATVIVIFSLSGIALYHSLALQIGVRDDAALLNRIDQIRTLLRDEDAVTLIQQKPRLFANMLGNTESLLVLRFPGQPPLIVVNPGQRPLPAITPVAADQPLSLASVHHLAAEDGTPFISAAALTPTRDGSGQIEIVTGRLMSDRTQTLNSYRNQIVLTTALAALLVAAISVWLVRRGLIPLRRLAAQADAIDVRHLSQRMPDQAPAELQPLVAAFNQMLSRLESGYQQLSQVSADMAHDLRTPINTLMGQTEVALSQTRSIDDYQALLGSNYEELERLAKMIDNMLFLAKAEDASQAMDVQNIDLAMLGEKLQEYFDGMAEEQAMQLEMALHGELHADAHLLQRALANLIANALRYGDRHTTIRIFNHGTTLVVENRGPALSGEQQARIFDRFWRADPSRHQGSSGLGLSIVRSIMRLHQGSCEVHSEHGVNRFTLRFP; this is translated from the coding sequence ATGAAGAAACCTTCCCTCGCCGCGCGACTGTCGCTGTTGTTGAGCGCGACGGTGATCGTCATTTTTTCCCTCAGCGGCATCGCGCTCTATCACTCCCTGGCGCTGCAAATTGGCGTGCGCGACGATGCGGCGCTGCTCAATCGTATCGATCAAATCCGCACCCTGCTGCGCGATGAAGATGCCGTGACGCTGATCCAGCAGAAACCCCGCTTATTCGCCAACATGCTTGGTAATACCGAGTCGCTGCTGGTGCTGCGTTTTCCCGGCCAGCCGCCGCTGATTGTGGTCAACCCTGGTCAACGTCCGCTTCCTGCCATTACGCCGGTCGCTGCAGATCAACCGTTGTCGCTTGCGTCGGTACATCATCTGGCTGCCGAAGACGGTACACCGTTTATCTCGGCGGCGGCGCTAACGCCCACGCGCGATGGCAGCGGACAGATCGAGATCGTTACTGGCCGCCTGATGAGCGATCGCACGCAAACGCTCAACAGCTATCGCAATCAAATCGTCCTCACCACTGCGCTGGCGGCGTTGCTGGTGGCGGCGATCAGCGTTTGGCTGGTGCGGCGCGGTCTCATTCCGCTCCGACGTTTGGCGGCGCAGGCGGATGCGATTGATGTGCGCCATTTGTCGCAGCGCATGCCCGATCAAGCCCCAGCAGAACTGCAGCCGCTGGTCGCGGCGTTTAATCAGATGCTGAGCCGCCTTGAAAGCGGTTATCAGCAGTTGAGCCAGGTGTCGGCGGATATGGCGCACGATCTGCGCACGCCCATTAATACGCTGATGGGACAGACCGAAGTGGCACTTAGCCAGACGCGCAGCATCGACGATTATCAGGCGCTGCTCGGCTCTAATTACGAAGAGCTGGAGCGACTGGCGAAGATGATCGACAACATGCTGTTTTTGGCGAAAGCGGAAGATGCCAGCCAGGCAATGGATGTGCAAAACATCGATCTGGCGATGCTGGGTGAGAAATTGCAGGAGTACTTTGACGGCATGGCAGAAGAACAGGCGATGCAACTGGAGATGGCGCTGCACGGCGAGCTGCATGCCGACGCGCACCTGCTGCAGCGCGCGCTAGCCAATCTGATTGCGAATGCGCTGCGCTATGGCGATCGTCATACCACCATCCGTATTTTCAATCACGGCACGACATTGGTAGTGGAAAATCGAGGCCCCGCGCTCAGTGGCGAACAGCAGGCGCGCATCTTTGATCGCTTCTGGCGCGCCGATCCATCACGTCATCAGGGCAGCAGCGGATTGGGATTATCGATCGTGCGCAGCATTATGCGCCTGCATCAGGGAAGCTGCGAGGTGCACAGCGAGCATGGCGTGAACCGCTTTACGCTGCGATTTCCTTAG
- a CDS encoding zinc-binding alcohol dehydrogenase family protein, with product MKAIVYSQNGLPISDENALYELDVEKPSPGARDLLVKIHAIAVNPVDTKVRAGAPTDKPRILGWDAVGVVEAIGADVTLFQPGDDVFYAGDITRAGSYAEYGLVDERIAGHKPRSLNDADAAALPLTSLTAWELLFDRLEVQAEDDAALLIIGAGGGVGSILTQLASKLTKLTVIGTASRPETADWVRKLGAHHVIDHHRPLGEQLEAIGHKEVRYVVSLTHTDSYYAQLIDVIAPQGKLALIDDPETLDAVPLKRKAISLHWELMFTRSLFQTADMQRQHEILQRVSQLIDDKTLQTTAGEHHGTINAANLRQAHALIESGRARGKIVLSGF from the coding sequence ATGAAAGCCATTGTTTATAGCCAAAACGGTTTACCGATTTCTGATGAAAATGCGCTGTATGAACTCGATGTAGAAAAGCCATCGCCAGGCGCACGCGATCTGCTGGTAAAAATTCACGCCATCGCGGTGAACCCCGTGGATACCAAAGTGCGTGCCGGTGCGCCCACCGATAAGCCGCGCATTCTGGGCTGGGATGCGGTTGGCGTAGTGGAAGCGATTGGCGCGGATGTCACGCTGTTCCAGCCCGGTGACGACGTGTTCTACGCCGGTGATATTACCCGCGCTGGCAGCTACGCCGAATATGGGCTGGTGGACGAGCGCATCGCCGGGCACAAACCACGCTCATTGAATGATGCCGATGCCGCCGCGCTGCCGCTGACATCCCTCACAGCCTGGGAATTGCTGTTTGATCGACTGGAAGTGCAAGCTGAAGATGACGCGGCCTTACTGATTATTGGCGCGGGCGGCGGCGTTGGATCGATCCTGACGCAGCTTGCCAGCAAGCTGACCAAACTGACGGTAATTGGCACCGCATCGCGTCCGGAAACGGCAGATTGGGTGCGTAAGCTGGGGGCGCATCATGTGATTGATCACCACCGTCCGCTTGGCGAGCAGCTGGAAGCGATTGGGCATAAAGAGGTGCGCTATGTCGTTTCTTTAACCCACACCGACAGCTATTACGCGCAACTGATCGATGTCATTGCGCCGCAGGGTAAATTGGCGTTAATTGACGACCCGGAGACGCTGGATGCGGTTCCGCTGAAGCGCAAAGCTATTTCGCTGCACTGGGAATTGATGTTTACCCGCTCGCTGTTCCAAACCGCTGATATGCAGCGTCAGCATGAGATTCTGCAGCGCGTGAGCCAGTTAATCGATGATAAAACCCTGCAAACCACGGCGGGAGAACATCACGGCACGATTAATGCCGCTAATTTACGCCAGGCCCACGCGCTGATCGAGAGCGGACGCGCGCGCGGCAAGATTGTGCTGAGCGGGTTTTAA
- a CDS encoding alpha/beta hydrolase: MKMNKLTLAAGMLLAIAGGAAQAQAQPINNIVLVHGAFVGGAGWRPVYDRLTHDGYKVTLVQEPLTGFPEDVTATRRIIDQQNGPVILVGHSYGGAIISEAGNDNKVAGLVYIAAHALDNGETEASNGKKFPNSAHPFAKSSDGYLTIALENYHSDFAADLPVAQADFEAHAQMPTNSAVFTANIPDPAWKTKPSWYMVAKADKIISPDLERMYAKRAHSHTVEIAGASHSVYQSHPDDVAKLIEQAAQHAQP; the protein is encoded by the coding sequence ATGAAAATGAACAAACTGACTCTCGCAGCGGGCATGCTGCTGGCTATCGCAGGCGGCGCAGCACAAGCGCAGGCGCAACCGATTAACAATATTGTGCTGGTGCATGGCGCCTTCGTTGGCGGTGCAGGCTGGCGTCCGGTGTACGATCGGTTGACGCACGATGGCTATAAAGTGACGCTGGTGCAGGAGCCGCTGACCGGCTTCCCGGAAGATGTCACAGCGACGCGTCGCATTATCGATCAGCAAAATGGACCAGTGATTTTAGTAGGACACAGCTACGGCGGCGCGATCATCAGTGAAGCCGGTAACGACAATAAAGTGGCGGGCCTGGTCTATATCGCCGCCCACGCGCTGGATAACGGCGAGACGGAAGCCAGCAACGGCAAAAAATTCCCCAATAGCGCGCATCCGTTCGCGAAATCGAGTGACGGTTATCTGACTATCGCGCTAGAAAATTACCACAGCGATTTCGCTGCCGATTTGCCGGTCGCCCAGGCTGATTTTGAAGCCCATGCGCAAATGCCAACCAATTCGGCCGTTTTCACCGCCAACATTCCTGACCCGGCATGGAAGACCAAGCCTAGCTGGTACATGGTGGCGAAAGCTGACAAAATCATCAGTCCCGATCTGGAGCGCATGTACGCCAAACGCGCGCACAGCCACACGGTGGAAATTGCCGGTGCCAGCCATTCGGTTTACCAGTCGCATCCTGATGATGTTGCAAAATTAATTGAACAAGCGGCGCAGCACGCGCAACCCTAA